Proteins from a genomic interval of Trifolium pratense cultivar HEN17-A07 linkage group LG6, ARS_RC_1.1, whole genome shotgun sequence:
- the LOC123892061 gene encoding protein FAR1-RELATED SEQUENCE 5-like has translation MDDDHELPKKSREVVLGLRKQDPVEDAEPINCAIPVKYEATECEAPAIHIDTSEHFVPEETYKDRDELIKWVKGQAEKLHFTVVTVRSDQGLVSGKPSFVLGCERGGAYRPSNYKAKKKVSIEERGSRKIGCPFRLRGYLPKSKEWNLTIVSGIHNHVLDKALEGHLVAGRLKPEEKEMVVEMTGNQIPPRNIMSTLKKRNPDSATSIKQLYNAKHRLKLAARGPRSEMQQLLKCLEENNYYFEVRTVGESDTIQDLFFAHRKSIELFNTFSDVLLMDSTYKTNRYKMPLFEIVGCTSTNKTFGLGFAFLSNEKHDNFVWALQQVQQLLVDENSAPKVIVTDRDAALMSAIPDVQRAL, from the exons ATGGATGATGATCACGAGCTTCCAAAAAAGTCGAGGGAGGTTGTACTTGGCTTACGTAAACAAGATCCGGTAGAAGATGCCGAACCCATCAACTGTGCAATTCCAGTCAAATATGAAGCTACTGAGTGTGAAGCACCAGCTATTCACATTGATACAAGTGAGCATTTTGTGCCGGAAGAAACATATAAGGATCGAGATGAGTTGATTAAGTGGGTTAAGGGTCAAGCTGAAAAGTTACATTTTACAGTTGTAACTGTAAGATCGGACCAAGGATTGGTAAGTGGGAAGCCAAGTTTTGTGTTGGGTTGTGAAAGGGGAGGTGCGTACAGACCATCGAACTACAAGGCAAAGAAAAAGGTATCAATCGAAGAGAGGGGATCGAGGAAAATTGGTTGTCCGTTTAGACTCCGTGGTTATTTGCCGAAATCAAAGGAGTGGAATCTTACAATTGTGTCCGGCATTCACAACCATGTGTTGGATAAAGCTTTAGAAGGTCACCTAGTTGCGGGGCGTTTGAAACCCGAAGAGAAGGAGATGGTTGTCGAAATGACCGGAAATCAAATCCCACCTAGAAACATCATGTCTACATTGAAAAAGAGAAATCCAGATAGTGCGACAAGCATCAAGCAATTGTACAATGCCAAGCATAGATTGAAACTTGCAGCTCGGGGGCCAAGGAGTGAAATGCAACAACTTTTGAAATGTTTGGAGGAAAACAACTATTATTTCGAAGTTCGAACAGTTGGTGAGTCTGATACTATTCAAGACCTTTTTTTTGCACATCGTAAATCTATCGAACTGTTCAATACTTTTAGCGATGTTTTGCTTATGGATTCCACATATAAAACCAACCGGTACAAAATGCCATTGTTTGAGATTGTTGGCTGCACATCGACTAATAAGACATTTGGACTTGGTTTTGCTTTTCTAAGTAATGAAAAACATGACAATTTTGTTTGGGCTCTACAACAAGTGCAGCAACTTTTAGTGGACGAAAACAGTGCACCGAAGGTTATTGTGACTGACCGGGATGCCGCATTGATGAGTGCTATTCCCGAT GTGCAGCGTGCTTTGTAA
- the LOC123888887 gene encoding protein MAIN-LIKE 1-like, whose protein sequence is MEHNIGRSRLGRPSQAHSSARREAAAGNPPAKRGRRRQGQPPSQGTHDNEAGGSGATRSRSRRQQVDDVDVDAAEDGNVNVGQYLADDADWLDEDEDEEPREQQMQQQPPHEAPHQPPHAPNLQPEDGYPGGPSNFSLLTEYHKHRAIPIWNAEPGDEKILKKSMRAITNGKRVINLPKMDRNVDWFWRAIEATGLEPLTRTNYSIIDHGVLTAFAERWHSETSTFHIPIGEVGITLDDVQCLLHLPIEGKLLNHRKISRAEGVELVNTYLGVPESKCWEFFIDTHGPHITYGDLAFVYTTRWEEIDKAVSENRPMHEITVLRQQCIRAFLLFLVCTTIFSNKSQFYVDVVYLSYFQDLSDVNQWNWGVAALTYLQHYLDDSCKAGGMQVAGYLSFYQGWIMMHFPKMTVWRRDPNYREEMPRNATFSTGQGHRDPVLYRQFLDNMQVSDFEFCPYDGHRHVRPLIDVCWFSGWLRCGSLKAKHLPERVLRQFGHVQGIPRDPAAGAPAGMSLLQIDRVFMEEVEMRMIDEEMRGPTVVRAWDHVPGYISWFYKVSHPIMRPIAAPEAPPRPANLEVLIEEQESQSVPDTFDICRNVRTELRRALEANEALPGTPIYETVNRVLGFVEPAFLYRSRRRLPGRGRFDPHDAARRFNTQ, encoded by the exons GCGGGGGGGTCAGGTGCGACACGATCACGTTCAAGGCGACAACAAGTTGATGATGTTGACGTAGATGCAGCTGAGGATGGGAATGTAAATGTTGGTCAATATTTGGCCGATGATGCAGACTGGctcgatgaagatgaagatgaagaaccaCGGGAACAACAAATGCAACAACAACCACCACATGAAGCACCACATCAACCACCACATGCACCCAATTTGCAACCAGAGGATGGCTATCCGGGAGGACCTAGTAATTTTTCCTTATTAACGGAATACCACAAGCATAGGGCAATTCCGATATGGAATGCAGAGCCTGGTGATGAAAAg attttgaagaaaagtaTGCGGGCCATTACCAACGGGAAGAGGGTTATCAACCTTCCAAAAATGGATCGGAATGTGGACTGGTTTTGGAGAGCCATAGAAGCAACCGGCTTAGAGCCGCTAACGAGGACCAATTACAGCATAATAGACCACGGGGTTCTCACTGCATTTGCCGAAAGATGGCATTCGGAGACTAGCACCTTTCACATACCAATAGGTGAGGTTGGCATCACATTGGATGACGTCCAATGTCTGTTACATCTACCGATCGAGGGAAAGCTGTTGAACCACAGAAAGATATCAAGAGCTGAAGGAGTTGAACTTGTGAATACATATCTTGGAGTGCCTGAATCCAAATGTTGGGAATTTTTTATTGATACACACGGTCCGCATATAACTTATGGAGATCTAGCATTTGTGTACACTACAAGATGGGAGGAAATTGACAAAGCTGTGAGTGAAAACCGACCGATGCATGAAATTACGGTGTTGAGGCAGCAGTGTATTAGGGCTTTTTTGCTGTTTTTGGTGTGCACTACCATTTTCAGCAACAAAAGCCAATTCTACGTCGACGTAGTTTATTTGAGCTACTTTCAGGATTTGTCGGATGTGAATCAGTGGAATTGGGGTGTGGCTGCTTTAACATATCTGCAGCACTATTTGGATGATTCGTGCAAGGCCGGTGGTATGCAAGTAGCCGGATACTTGTCCTTTTATCAG gGATGGATAATGATGCACTTTCCAAAAATGACTGTGTGGCGTAGAGATCCGAACTACAGAGAGGAGATGCCACGTAATGCCACCTTCAGCACTGGACAAGGACATAGGGATCCTGTCCTGTATAGGCAATTTTTGGATAACATGCAGGTTTCtgattttgaattttgtccATACGATGGTCACCGTCATGTGAGACCCTTGATTGATGTTTGCTGGTTTTCTGGTTGGTTGAGGTGCGGGTCATTGAAGGCAAAACATTTACCTGAACGTGTGCTGCGACAATTTGGTCATGTTCAAGGCATTCCAAGAGACCCTGCTGCGGGTGCTCCAGCTGGGATGAGTTTGTTGCAGATTGATCGAGTGTTTATGGAAGAAGTTGAGATGAGAATGATTGACGAAGAAATGAGAGGACCGACTGTTGTGAGAGCATGGGATCATGTACCTGGCTATATATCATGGTTCTACAAAGTCTCCCATCCGATTATGCGTCCGATCGCTGCCCCGGAAGCACCACCTAGACCAGCAAACTTAGAGGTACTGATAGAGGAACAAGAATCGCAGTCAGTTCCCGATACTTTCGATATATGCCGCAATGTCAGAACTGAGCTACGACGCGCACTTGAAGCAAATGAGGCATTGCCAGGAACTCCGATTTATGAAACTGTGAACAGGGTGCTTGGGTTTGTCGAACCAGCATTTTTGTACCGATCAAGGCGCAGACTACCGGGTAGAGGAAGATTTGACCCACATGATGCTGCAAGACGCTTTAATACTCAGTGA
- the LOC123888888 gene encoding uncharacterized protein LOC123888888: MSQFYEVLNSPTEEAYSEAVIKFRTVCERWPRFYNYVKKTVLDTDEKKVVSAWTNRVMHFGNTTTNRAESSHAVLKKYLLDTNGDFVKVWGAIHDMLVNQHTEIQATFGISLSLQEHRYDDNPMYNLVVYKVSRTALGYIHEEAKRAEEVGMDSKKCGCVLQRTHGLPCACVLAKKIRHNRPIRLDEINNHWKKLVFNDREDVEQQVDDYSCLAEWNAIQERLRTVDVPMKIQIREQLRQIAFPQSTSLKPPVVVGKNKGVKRKGACGESSMTRSPSYWEHVEVQFPPSQSSQATPSSSKQKGARTGKVNPIEDRHIPFLDAMPLFMHSHIEDIVDVDGDGFCGFRVIALDTRNNQADYELIRLNLQKELSKHKDEYLTIFGSMERYQYLYDAFFPPTRRSSRRMAPREKWLTFPDMGHIIASYFNKVVVLLTKSERSGASETFFPLRGTPPQDPDSKILCIGGVPDHFVYVKLKQHCPLPPTCKTWTKYCTQEASSWQSSFVDRQADFVALMDNEKGAVVPRRKLQKGDSKECPIDCL; the protein is encoded by the exons ATGTCTCAGTTTTACGAAGTGTTGAATTCTCCAACCGAGGAAGCATATTCTGAAGCGGTCATAAAGTTTAGAACCGTATGCGAAAGGTGGCCTAGATTTTATAACTATGTCAAAAAAACGGTTCTAGACACTGATGAAAAGAAAGTTGTGAGCGCGTGGACAAACCGTGTAATGCATTTTGGTAATACTACAACAAACCGAGCTGAGTCATCACATGCTGTGCTAAAAAAATACTTGTTAGATACAAATGGTGATTTTGTCAAGGTTTGGGGAGCAATACATGATATGTTGGTTAACCAACACACTGAGATTCAAGCAACTTTTGGGATCAGTCTGTCGTTACAAGAGCACAGATATGATGATAATCCGATGTACAATTTAGTGGTTTATAAGGTTTCAAGAACTGCATTGGGTTACATTCATGAAGAAGCCAAGAGGGCTGAGGAAGTTGGCATGGATAGCAAAAAGTGTGGTTGTGTGTTACAACGCACCCATGGATTGCCGTGTGCTTGTGTTCTTGCTAAAAAAATTCGCCACAACCGACCTATTAGGCTGGATGAGATTAACAACCATTGGAAGAAGTTGGTTTTCAATGACCGGGAGGATGTTGAACAACAAGTTGATGACTATTCTTGCTTGGCGGAGTGGAACGCTATTCAG gAGCGTTTGAGAACAGTCGATGTCCCCATGAAAATACAAATTAGAGAACAGCTGCGACAGATTGCATTCCCACAGTCTACGTCATTGAAACCTCCGGTTGTGGTTGGAAAGAATAAAGGGGTAAAAAGAAAGGGTGCTTGCGGGGAAAGTTCGATGACTCGGTCTCCTTCCTATTGGGAGCATGTGGAGGTGCAATTTCCGCCTAGCCAATCATCACAAGCAACACCATCGTCTTCCAAACAAAAGGGTGCACGTACCGGTAAAGTTAATCCAATCGAAGATCGACATATTCCATTTCTTGATGCAATGCCATTGTTCATGCATTCGCATATTGAGGATATAGTTGATGTCGATGGTGATGGTTTCTGCGGATTTCGTGTTATTGCTTTGGATACTCGCAACAATCAAGCTGATTATGAGCTAATTAGACTAAACTTGCAAAAGGAGCTAAGTAAGCACAAAGACGAATATTTGACGATATTTGGTTCTATGGAGCGTTATCAATATCTATATGACGCTTTCTTTCCACCGACGAGAAGGTCTAGTCGGCGCATGGCACCTAGAGAAAAGTGGCTAACGTTTCCAGACATGGGGCACATCATTGCCTCATACTTCAACAAGGTAGTAGTGTTGCTGACTAAGAGTGAAAGGTCTGGAGCTAGTGAAACTTTTTTTCCATTGCGAGGCACTCCTCCACAAGACCCGGATTCTAAGATTTTATGTATCGGAGGGGTTCCAGATCATTTTGTATATGTTAAGTTGAAGCAACATTGTCCATTACCTCCGACCTGTAAGACGTGGACTAAGTATTGTACGCAGGAAGCTTCTTCGTGGCAGAGTAGTTTCGTGGATAGACAAGCGGATTTCGTGGCATTGATGGATAATGAAAAAGGCGCTGTTGTTCCGAGACGTAAACTTCAAAAGGGAGACTCTAAAGAATGTCCAATCGATTGCTTGTAG